Proteins encoded together in one Hymenobacter monticola window:
- a CDS encoding FG-GAP-like repeat-containing protein has product MTHFYHRFGLCLILAGCFNSTIAQAQSPAVVSSGLGPARNAVAAPRTAPVVIPFSQPINPATALNIKVFSSQYQGQRTTTASTSGSTVTLAPTAPAGQSAAFKPGETVTVSVPAALLSAAGAGAVPHVYQFTAAATGGSGRYSAGTRVATRASSYSNELRVADFNGDGYVDIATNSGGPSAFNTTNLLYVGLASGTGSYSVATIQVALGPISLDVGDVDGDGDLDIVTVCSGDNAQPGNTLHVCLNGGNGVFSTIRTVPVGMKPLQVRLGDFDGDGDLDLVSYGDMVLEVLTNSGQGVFSGNAVVASFPAGAWPNSNARVEVADMDQDGDLDIVGPSRCYWNNGQGQFTPASGTVDMGTIGDVNGDGRLDMIATRGGVNQFTSTVQLNAGNGTFVAGQVLPSTSNLVLSSALGDVDGDGDLDFLAPNTTTALALDVWLNDGNGRFTALPTLTTGAQPMNMILADADNDGDLDVFSANYFGAGVSILLNVATLATSPLQAQSLLSLSPNPAAGLVHVSLSVPVSTREVQATVLNALGQTMLTVSLPVQKGEVSGSLSTAGLSSGVYTVRLRDGSTVVSKRLMVR; this is encoded by the coding sequence ATGACGCACTTTTACCACCGATTCGGCCTCTGCCTGATTTTGGCCGGCTGCTTTAATAGCACCATTGCCCAGGCGCAAAGTCCCGCCGTGGTCAGCTCCGGCCTTGGCCCGGCCCGCAATGCCGTGGCCGCCCCGCGCACCGCCCCGGTGGTCATTCCGTTTTCGCAGCCCATTAACCCCGCCACAGCGCTTAACATCAAGGTTTTTTCCTCGCAGTATCAGGGGCAGCGCACCACTACCGCCAGCACCAGCGGTAGCACTGTGACGCTCGCGCCCACGGCGCCCGCCGGGCAGTCGGCCGCCTTCAAGCCGGGCGAAACCGTGACGGTGAGCGTACCAGCGGCGTTGCTGAGCGCGGCCGGAGCGGGGGCGGTGCCGCACGTGTACCAGTTCACGGCGGCGGCCACGGGCGGGTCGGGTAGATATTCAGCCGGAACCCGGGTGGCTACGCGGGCCAGCAGCTACTCTAACGAATTGCGGGTGGCGGATTTTAATGGGGATGGATACGTGGATATTGCGACGAATTCGGGTGGACCCAGTGCTTTTAATACCACCAATCTCCTGTACGTGGGCCTCGCCTCGGGCACCGGTTCCTATTCCGTCGCTACGATACAGGTGGCGCTGGGTCCTATCAGCCTGGATGTTGGCGATGTGGACGGCGACGGCGACCTAGACATTGTCACGGTTTGCTCGGGTGACAATGCCCAGCCCGGTAACACCCTTCACGTTTGCCTGAATGGCGGAAATGGGGTGTTTTCAACCATCCGGACGGTACCCGTCGGCATGAAACCCCTGCAAGTGCGCCTGGGCGACTTTGATGGCGACGGCGACCTAGACCTGGTGTCGTACGGCGACATGGTGCTGGAGGTGCTCACCAACAGTGGCCAAGGCGTATTTAGCGGCAATGCCGTGGTTGCCAGCTTCCCGGCGGGTGCTTGGCCCAATTCCAATGCCCGGGTAGAAGTAGCCGATATGGACCAAGATGGCGACCTGGATATTGTGGGCCCAAGCCGGTGTTATTGGAACAATGGACAGGGACAGTTCACCCCAGCCAGTGGTACGGTGGATATGGGCACGATAGGAGATGTGAACGGCGACGGCCGGCTGGACATGATTGCTACCAGGGGTGGTGTAAACCAGTTTACGTCAACTGTACAGCTCAATGCGGGCAATGGAACCTTTGTGGCTGGGCAAGTGCTGCCGTCCACCAGCAACCTGGTGTTGAGTTCAGCGCTGGGCGATGTGGACGGGGATGGCGACTTGGACTTTCTGGCCCCGAATACTACCACCGCGCTGGCCCTTGATGTATGGCTGAACGACGGCAACGGCCGCTTCACAGCATTGCCCACGTTGACCACCGGGGCCCAGCCCATGAACATGATTCTTGCGGATGCCGATAACGACGGCGATTTGGATGTTTTCTCCGCTAACTATTTCGGCGCTGGCGTTAGCATCCTGCTGAATGTCGCTACACTGGCCACCAGCCCGCTACAAGCCCAATCACTCCTTTCGCTGTCGCCTAACCCGGCCGCTGGCCTTGTGCACGTGAGCCTTTCTGTTCCCGTTAGTACTCGCGAAGTACAAGCCACGGTGCTGAATGCATTGGGGCAAACAATGCTCACCGTCTCACTGCCCGTGCAGAAAGGTGAGGTCAGCGGCTCCCTGTCCACCGCTGGCTTGTCCTCTGGCGTTTACACCGTGCGTTTGCGCGATGGCTCGACCGTAGTAAGCAAGCGGCTGATGGTGCGCTAA
- a CDS encoding acyl-ACP desaturase, whose protein sequence is MQTSISITRGEVLQQMEGYLKENMSTFLKSVEDSWQPADYLPDSRRDTFFDEVKELREKAGSLSYDLLAVLIGDTITEEALPNYEAWFHELDNINRDRNNGWAEWIRGWTAEENRHGDLLNRYLYLSGRVNMREFEVSTQYLINDAFDLGTANDPYRAFVYTSYQEQATNISHRRVGQLARKAGDDQLSKICGMIAGDETRHARVYKAFVSKIFELDPSEMMLAFEDMMRKKIVMPAHYMREMGVEMGKTFGHFTDAAQRLGVYTSNDYTDILDSLIVDWDIANVKDLTGEAEKARDYIMALPNRLRRVADRMPVPKLEYKFKWIS, encoded by the coding sequence ATGCAAACGTCCATCTCGATAACCCGCGGCGAAGTCCTCCAGCAAATGGAGGGCTACCTGAAAGAAAACATGAGCACCTTCCTCAAAAGCGTGGAAGACAGCTGGCAGCCGGCCGACTACCTGCCCGACTCGCGCCGCGACACGTTTTTTGACGAGGTGAAGGAGCTGCGCGAAAAGGCCGGCAGCCTGAGCTACGACCTGCTGGCCGTGCTCATCGGCGACACCATCACCGAGGAAGCCCTGCCCAACTACGAGGCCTGGTTCCACGAGCTCGACAACATCAACCGCGACCGCAACAACGGCTGGGCCGAGTGGATTCGAGGGTGGACGGCCGAGGAAAACCGCCACGGCGACCTGCTCAACCGCTACCTCTATCTCTCGGGCCGCGTGAACATGCGCGAGTTTGAGGTCAGCACCCAGTACCTTATCAACGACGCCTTCGACCTGGGCACGGCCAACGACCCGTACCGTGCCTTCGTGTACACGAGCTACCAGGAGCAGGCCACCAACATCTCGCACCGCCGCGTGGGCCAGCTGGCCCGCAAAGCCGGCGACGACCAGCTCTCCAAAATCTGCGGCATGATTGCCGGCGACGAAACCCGCCACGCCCGCGTGTACAAGGCCTTCGTGAGCAAGATTTTCGAGCTCGACCCGAGCGAGATGATGCTGGCCTTCGAGGACATGATGCGCAAGAAAATTGTGATGCCGGCCCACTACATGCGCGAAATGGGCGTGGAAATGGGCAAGACATTCGGCCACTTCACCGACGCCGCCCAGCGCCTGGGCGTGTACACCAGCAACGACTACACCGACATCCTGGACTCGCTCATCGTGGACTGGGACATTGCCAACGTCAAAGACCTCACCGGTGAAGCCGAAAAGGCCCGCGACTACATCATGGCCCTGCCCAACCGCCTGCGTCGCGTGGCCGACCGCATGCCCGTGCCCAAGCTGGAGTACAAGTTCAAGTGGATTTCGTAG